The sequence CCAAATCACCGAGTTCATCACTCTCAACCAAATCAAATCTGGGATCGTGCATCCCTGAGTTAACTGCATTGTGAATTATTTCTTCAGCAATACTTTTTCTTGTCGGACCTGTAGTTCCTATACAGCCTCTTAGCTGACCATGCTTTTTTATTGACACAAATGTTCCAGCTTTATTTTCCAGCATCTCTGCCGGCAAGTCCTCAGTAGCCTTTAATACCTCACCCTTTGTGATAAACTCTTCCAATGCCCTTCTTGCAAGAGATACATACGCATCTTCCTTAGCCCTTATCTCTTTGATTTTATTATCATATTTGTCAGTAACTTTCCTGAGTATTTCTCTTTCCTCACTCTTATCGCCAATATCAAATGCAACTACGGAATAACCGACTCCAAATGGACCTTCATATGAATATACTTGCGGCTTCAGCTCATAGCCATCAAGTGCACCAAACATTATTATAAAAGAACGAAGACCACACTCTCCTGCGCTTTCACACAAATCCTCATCTATATCAAGCAGCGCTTCAACATCAGACCTTTTCATACTCTCAACTAAAAGCTCATCAAATATTCTTCCCTTTTCATTGAAACCGTATGGTGCATCTTCCGATAGTTTATGTGACAAATCGCCGCTTGCCAGAAAAACTACCTGTTCATTTGAATCTCTCACAGCTTTTGATATACACATACCAAATTTGTATAAATCCAAAAATGGCAATCCTGATATTGATATATGAACCAGTTTGAATCCATTATATTTTTTATTGACAAAATATAATGG comes from Clostridia bacterium and encodes:
- the amrA gene encoding AmmeMemoRadiSam system protein A — encoded protein: MGKIISSYVFPHPPIIIPEVGKGNEDGADETIKAVVKAAKKISMEKPTTIIVTTPHGPVFQDYVYVSAGEELQGSLERFGAGDVKLRFDNNIDLVNKIISNAKQHGIFAGGLEDGILKKYGLSSELDHGTIVPLYFVNKKYNGFKLVHISISGLPFLDLYKFGMCISKAVRDSNEQVVFLASGDLSHKLSEDAPYGFNEKGRIFDELLVESMKRSDVEALLDIDEDLCESAGECGLRSFIIMFGALDGYELKPQVYSYEGPFGVGYSVVAFDIGDKSEEREILRKVTDKYDNKIKEIRAKEDAYVSLARRALEEFITKGEVLKATEDLPAEMLENKAGTFVSIKKHGQLRGCIGTTGPTRKSIAEEIIHNAVNSGMHDPRFDLVESDELGDLVYSVDILKDPEPITSMDELDVIRYGVIVRAGSRSGLLLPNLEGVDTPQKQVSIALQKAGIKETDSYKMERFEVVRHK